The proteins below are encoded in one region of Deinococcus metalli:
- a CDS encoding macro domain-containing protein encodes MPLTLMQGDIAAQRADVIVTAANAQLAGGGGVDGVIHRAAGPDLLRAIRALGGTPTGTAVLTPAFGLERQGVRAVVHAVGPIWRGGHAGEADLLAGAYRRSVELAVQAGHHSIAFPAISTGVYGYPLERAADVTLRTLRAAVAEHPELDIRVVLYDRGTLNVFERALVRLDSGPGA; translated from the coding sequence GTGCCGCTGACCCTGATGCAGGGCGACATCGCCGCGCAGCGCGCAGACGTGATCGTCACGGCCGCCAACGCGCAGCTTGCAGGGGGCGGGGGCGTGGACGGCGTGATCCACCGCGCCGCCGGGCCGGACCTGCTGCGCGCCATCCGCGCGCTGGGCGGAACGCCCACCGGCACGGCCGTGCTCACCCCGGCGTTCGGGCTGGAGCGTCAGGGCGTGCGGGCCGTGGTCCACGCGGTCGGGCCGATCTGGCGCGGTGGACACGCCGGCGAGGCCGATCTGCTGGCGGGCGCGTACCGCCGCAGCGTGGAACTCGCCGTGCAGGCCGGCCACCACTCCATCGCCTTCCCGGCGATCAGCACCGGCGTGTACGGCTACCCGCTGGAGCGGGCGGCCGACGTGACCCTGCGCACCCTGCGCGCCGCCGTGGCCGAGCATCCGGAACTGGACATCCGCGTCGTGCTGTATGACCGCGGCACGCTGAACGTCTTTGAGCGCGCGCTGGTACGGCTGGACTCCGGTCCGGGTGCATAA
- a CDS encoding endonuclease III domain-containing protein — protein MTADVALNVARPEPERADLLVWVKNTLRPEYGERPLSPRRDPMHELVSTILSQRTTHADEEAAYHELRGLGDWDAIIAAPVETVAHAIRRSNYPESKAPRIQQALVALRDSPGGYDLDFLRELPVKDALKFLTDLPGVGIKTASLVLLFNYARPVFPVDTHVHRVTTRVGAIPKMGEQAAHRALLKLLPPDPPFLYELHVNLLRHGQRVCSWTAPKCGVCVLRERCDAYAVYDGRVPSWKA, from the coding sequence GTGACGGCCGACGTGGCGCTGAACGTGGCCCGCCCGGAGCCGGAGCGGGCCGACCTGCTCGTGTGGGTGAAGAACACGCTGCGCCCCGAGTACGGCGAGCGGCCGCTGTCTCCGCGCCGTGACCCGATGCACGAGCTGGTCAGCACCATCCTGTCGCAGCGCACCACCCACGCCGACGAGGAGGCCGCGTACCACGAGCTGCGCGGGCTGGGCGACTGGGACGCGATCATCGCCGCGCCGGTGGAGACGGTCGCTCACGCGATCCGCCGCAGCAACTACCCCGAGAGCAAGGCCCCGCGCATCCAGCAGGCCCTGGTGGCCCTGCGCGACTCGCCCGGCGGCTACGACCTGGATTTCCTGCGCGAGCTCCCGGTCAAGGACGCCCTGAAGTTCCTGACGGACCTGCCCGGCGTGGGGATCAAGACCGCAAGTTTGGTGTTGCTGTTCAACTACGCGCGGCCGGTGTTCCCGGTGGACACGCACGTCCACCGCGTCACCACCCGCGTGGGCGCCATCCCGAAGATGGGCGAGCAGGCCGCGCACCGCGCGCTGCTGAAGCTGCTCCCGCCCGATCCGCCCTTCCTGTACGAGCTGCACGTCAACCTGCTGCGGCACGGGCAGAGGGTGTGCTCGTGGACAGCCCCGAAATGTGGCGTGTGCGTGCTGCGGGAGCGCTGCGACGCCTACGCCGTTTACGACGGCCGGGTGCCGAGCTGGAAGGCCTGA
- the fmt gene encoding methionyl-tRNA formyltransferase, producing MTAPRPTVAFFGSPAFALPVLDAVRAAFEVVLVVAQPDKPVGRGLKLTPPPVAAHAAALGLPLAQPRKLRGNVAFEATLRDCGADVAVTCAYGKILPASLLAVPEYGFLNTHTSLLPAYRGAAPIQWALIGGETVTGTTIMQTDPGMDTGPILLQEELPIDPAWTSVELADALGVQAARLIVDALSRLDALTPTPQDDARATHAPMLVKEDGFVRWTDSAPQIVNRARGVAAWPQTTAFLNGARLKLGGLDAVDGAGTPGEVLHVDDAGLTVAARSGAVRVRTVQPEARRVQPAQVWAQGAGVTPGTRLDVWEPDPT from the coding sequence TTGACCGCCCCGCGCCCGACGGTCGCGTTCTTCGGGTCGCCCGCCTTCGCGCTGCCGGTGCTGGACGCGGTCCGCGCGGCCTTCGAGGTGGTGCTGGTCGTGGCGCAGCCGGACAAGCCGGTGGGCCGCGGCCTGAAGCTCACGCCGCCGCCCGTCGCGGCGCACGCGGCGGCGCTCGGCCTGCCCCTGGCCCAGCCGCGGAAGCTGCGCGGCAACGTGGCGTTCGAGGCCACCCTGCGGGACTGCGGCGCGGACGTGGCCGTGACCTGCGCCTACGGCAAGATCCTGCCGGCGTCCCTGCTGGCCGTGCCGGAGTACGGCTTCCTGAACACGCACACCAGCCTGCTGCCCGCGTACCGGGGCGCCGCGCCGATCCAGTGGGCGCTGATCGGCGGCGAGACGGTCACCGGGACGACCATCATGCAGACCGATCCCGGCATGGACACCGGCCCGATCCTCTTGCAGGAGGAACTGCCCATCGACCCCGCGTGGACGAGCGTGGAACTCGCGGACGCGCTGGGCGTTCAGGCTGCGCGCCTGATCGTGGACGCCCTGTCGCGGCTGGATGCCCTGACGCCCACCCCGCAGGACGACGCGCGGGCCACCCACGCGCCCATGCTGGTCAAGGAAGACGGGTTCGTGCGCTGGACCGACAGCGCACCGCAGATCGTGAACCGCGCGCGGGGTGTGGCCGCGTGGCCGCAGACGACCGCATTCCTGAACGGCGCCCGACTGAAGCTGGGTGGGCTGGACGCCGTGGACGGCGCGGGCACCCCTGGCGAGGTGCTGCACGTGGACGACGCGGGCCTGACGGTGGCCGCCCGGAGCGGCGCCGTGCGCGTCCGAACCGTGCAGCCCGAGGCGCGCCGGGTGCAGCCCGCGCAGGTATGGGCCCAGGGGGCGGGCGTCACACCGGGCACGCGGCTGGATGTGTGGGAACCGGATCCGACCTGA
- the def gene encoding peptide deformylase: protein MSDPAPRVYPLRLYGDPVLRRKAKPLRVTDTLTVPGFGPQEVRQVAQTMLETMFEARGVGLAAPQIGLPVRMFVAVEYEDDEEENEGQERPLRSRVLRDFVMINPVLKVIDKKKDKSYQEGCLSIPGIYEEGVARARAVQVSYTDLDGAARVLEADDYLARVFQHETDHLDGVLFLDRLPAEVTEDYRKELLAIQQKSKAFLNELVRREQAHSVEENL, encoded by the coding sequence GTGAGTGACCCTGCCCCCCGCGTGTATCCGCTGCGCCTGTACGGTGATCCCGTGCTGCGCCGCAAAGCCAAGCCCCTGCGCGTGACCGACACGCTGACCGTACCCGGGTTCGGCCCGCAGGAGGTGCGTCAGGTGGCTCAGACCATGCTGGAGACGATGTTCGAGGCGCGCGGCGTGGGTCTGGCCGCGCCGCAGATCGGGCTGCCAGTGCGGATGTTCGTCGCCGTGGAGTACGAGGACGACGAGGAAGAGAACGAGGGCCAGGAGCGGCCGCTGCGCTCGCGGGTGCTGCGGGACTTCGTGATGATCAATCCGGTGCTGAAGGTCATCGACAAGAAGAAGGACAAGTCGTATCAGGAGGGCTGCCTGAGCATTCCCGGCATCTACGAGGAAGGAGTGGCGCGCGCCCGGGCGGTGCAGGTCAGCTACACCGACCTGGACGGCGCAGCCAGGGTGCTGGAGGCCGACGATTACCTGGCGCGGGTGTTCCAGCACGAGACCGACCACCTGGACGGCGTGCTGTTCCTCGACCGCCTGCCCGCCGAGGTCACGGAGGACTACCGCAAGGAACTGCTGGCCATCCAGCAGAAGTCCAAGGCGTTCCTGAACGAACTCGTGCGGCGCGAGCAGGCGCACAGCGTCGAAGAGAACCTTTGA
- a CDS encoding tetratricopeptide repeat protein, protein MPTARLALLVTAALLLAPAAAAQSTTPAPPDPAATPAPSPDAATAASQARTLAQQARAAYPKGSANIDQTLWKQAAAAAEAAVAAAPQNTEYLRLRAQIYTEVSFWKQAERAWNALFVVQAPTPGGDDVKAAATVQYNLGYSAYTLNQPAQAAAAFKTCLEYDPQNLPCLTWSARTALEGGNYTQATALYDRALALAPADKTLSYFRGLAQGAGRYGPAAVRAFSRAYGDRDNGRKPEALAGFQEAARNAPNFTEAWREAGRLALDLNDAPAALAAFQGAAALPGASAADKYNLALAQEAAQYGLGAVQAFRAAYAKYTAGDKTAAATGFQDAATQNPQYAKAWSWLGRVRYEAKDYPGAVEAYGKAVALDPNDKSSAYYLRLAQAGK, encoded by the coding sequence ATGCCCACAGCCCGCCTTGCCCTGCTCGTGACCGCCGCTCTGCTCCTCGCCCCGGCCGCCGCCGCCCAGAGCACCACGCCCGCCCCGCCGGACCCGGCCGCCACGCCCGCACCCAGTCCCGACGCCGCCACCGCCGCGTCGCAGGCCCGCACCCTGGCGCAGCAGGCGCGCGCCGCGTACCCCAAGGGCAGCGCGAACATCGACCAGACGCTGTGGAAACAGGCCGCCGCCGCCGCCGAGGCTGCCGTGGCCGCCGCCCCGCAGAACACCGAGTACCTGCGCCTGCGCGCTCAGATCTACACCGAGGTCAGTTTCTGGAAGCAGGCCGAGCGCGCGTGGAACGCCCTGTTCGTGGTGCAGGCCCCCACGCCCGGCGGGGACGACGTGAAGGCCGCCGCGACCGTGCAGTACAACCTGGGGTACAGCGCGTACACCCTGAACCAGCCCGCGCAGGCCGCCGCCGCCTTCAAGACCTGCCTGGAGTACGACCCGCAGAACCTGCCGTGCCTCACGTGGAGCGCCCGCACCGCGCTCGAGGGCGGCAACTACACCCAGGCGACCGCGCTGTACGACCGCGCGCTGGCCCTCGCCCCGGCCGACAAGACGCTGTCGTACTTCCGTGGACTGGCCCAGGGCGCCGGGCGCTACGGCCCCGCGGCCGTCCGCGCCTTCAGCCGCGCGTACGGCGACCGCGACAACGGCCGCAAGCCCGAGGCCCTTGCCGGTTTCCAGGAGGCCGCCCGCAACGCCCCGAACTTCACCGAGGCGTGGCGCGAGGCCGGCCGCCTGGCGCTGGACCTGAACGACGCGCCCGCCGCCCTGGCCGCCTTCCAGGGGGCCGCCGCCCTGCCCGGCGCGAGCGCCGCGGACAAGTACAACCTCGCCCTGGCGCAGGAGGCGGCGCAGTACGGCCTCGGCGCGGTGCAGGCCTTCCGCGCCGCGTACGCGAAATACACGGCGGGTGACAAGACGGCGGCCGCCACCGGCTTCCAGGACGCGGCGACTCAGAACCCCCAGTACGCCAAGGCCTGGTCCTGGCTGGGCCGCGTGCGATACGAGGCGAAGGACTACCCCGGCGCGGTGGAGGCCTACGGCAAGGCGGTCGCCCTCGACCCGAACGACAAGTCCAGCGCGTATTACCTGCGTCTCGCCCAGGCCGGTAAGTAG
- a CDS encoding NPCBM/NEW2 domain-containing protein produces MKTRSALPHPALLAPGSALLLTLTACTLNGGRSGSADGFLTSQSMTAGTTVLSSVKPTGRATFGKDRSAGGAGLTVAGVAYPRGLGVSAPSTLEYNLGAQCRSFTAQVGIDDDSGASGAATFKVFVDGRPMFDSGSLRAGASKAVNVNVEGGETLQLVAEGAGGTHADWADAKVDGCVVYQAPIEVMPYGSGTLTITGNYRSDALDVPAIKISTTQPVVIKNCVVAGRGHLISTRMNGEFTVGSNVTVQNCRGYGLNPDERMGVPGRFLHIQAPASLTVQNDFMKGTSGIYIQGGENGTLGRLSIVRNRALNIDGRRSDGKGGWLIPGPSDTQDKFFRVQFVQLNAVRSTPDAEIAWNRVENEPGYSRVEDNISIYESSGTPGHPIRIHHNLIRGAYAYPADLEGYSGGGIITDGCVSRHVDIGNNTVLETSNHGIAIANGEAVAIHDNRVLGTGLLPDGRHAGGADNGIYVRWARNCSQLGVNLNSNTVTGNTVGFGQPTPGRPDQRSDLYIATTSQGKPLAQQSGNTRIAPLDESITRSNPDIITQAVTDWEGLLGSNGVTVGPE; encoded by the coding sequence ATGAAGACACGCTCTGCACTCCCCCACCCAGCGCTGCTGGCTCCCGGCAGCGCGCTGCTCCTGACCCTGACCGCGTGCACCCTGAACGGAGGCCGCAGCGGCAGCGCCGACGGCTTCCTGACCTCCCAGTCCATGACGGCCGGAACGACCGTCCTGAGCAGCGTGAAACCCACCGGCAGGGCCACCTTCGGCAAGGACCGCAGCGCCGGCGGAGCGGGCCTGACGGTGGCCGGCGTGGCGTACCCGCGCGGCCTGGGCGTGAGCGCACCCTCCACGCTGGAGTACAACCTCGGCGCGCAGTGCCGCTCGTTCACGGCGCAGGTGGGCATCGACGACGATTCCGGCGCGAGCGGTGCAGCCACCTTCAAGGTGTTCGTGGACGGCCGCCCGATGTTCGATTCCGGTTCGCTGCGCGCCGGGGCGTCGAAAGCCGTGAACGTGAACGTGGAGGGCGGCGAGACCCTCCAGCTGGTCGCGGAGGGGGCCGGCGGGACCCACGCCGACTGGGCGGACGCGAAGGTGGACGGCTGCGTGGTGTACCAGGCGCCTATCGAGGTCATGCCGTACGGCAGCGGCACGCTGACCATCACCGGCAATTACCGCAGCGACGCCCTGGACGTCCCAGCCATCAAGATCAGCACCACACAGCCGGTCGTGATCAAGAACTGTGTGGTGGCCGGGCGCGGTCACCTGATCAGCACCCGCATGAACGGGGAATTCACAGTTGGGTCGAACGTGACCGTGCAGAACTGCCGCGGCTACGGCCTGAACCCGGACGAGCGCATGGGCGTGCCGGGCCGGTTCCTGCACATCCAGGCCCCTGCCAGCCTGACCGTCCAGAACGACTTCATGAAGGGCACCAGCGGCATCTACATCCAGGGTGGGGAGAACGGCACGCTGGGACGCCTGAGCATCGTGCGCAACCGCGCCCTGAACATCGACGGGCGGCGCAGCGACGGCAAGGGCGGCTGGCTGATTCCCGGGCCGTCCGACACGCAGGACAAGTTCTTCCGGGTGCAGTTCGTGCAGCTCAACGCCGTGCGGAGCACCCCGGACGCCGAGATCGCGTGGAACCGCGTGGAGAACGAGCCCGGCTACAGCCGCGTGGAGGACAACATCAGCATCTACGAGTCCAGCGGCACGCCCGGCCACCCGATCCGCATCCACCACAATCTGATCCGCGGCGCGTATGCGTACCCGGCGGATCTGGAGGGCTACAGCGGCGGCGGAATCATCACGGACGGGTGCGTGTCCCGCCACGTGGACATCGGCAACAACACGGTGCTGGAGACCAGCAACCACGGCATCGCCATCGCGAACGGCGAGGCGGTCGCCATCCACGACAACCGCGTACTGGGCACCGGCCTGCTGCCGGACGGCCGGCACGCAGGCGGCGCAGACAACGGAATCTATGTCCGCTGGGCCAGGAACTGCAGCCAGCTCGGCGTGAACCTGAACAGCAACACGGTGACGGGCAACACGGTGGGCTTCGGGCAGCCCACGCCGGGCCGCCCGGACCAGCGCAGCGACCTGTACATCGCCACGACGTCGCAGGGCAAGCCGCTGGCCCAGCAGTCCGGCAACACGCGGATCGCACCGCTTGACGAGAGCATCACCCGCAGCAACCCGGACATCATCACCCAGGCGGTGACGGACTGGGAGGGCCTGCTCGGGTCGAACGGCGTGACCGTCGGGCCGGAGTAA
- the surE gene encoding 5'/3'-nucleotidase SurE — protein MTTSRRTILVANDDGIFSPGIKALGLAMAALPDVDVVVVAPDVEQSAVGHGITIRRPLRFKHTASAGFGDIPAYRVDGTPADCVVLAVHLLGRPDLIVSGINLGPNLGDDLTHSGTVAAAIEGLALGIPAIALSQQGSQDGEYAFAASAAYAARLAAEVLERGLPPRTLLNVNFPRSAPTGVRVTRVGEHRWEDTIVTRHDPEGREYHWVAGTSTAPDRDDPDTDYGAVQAGMISVTPVRLDLTARDLMGEVNSYLPGV, from the coding sequence ATGACGACTTCCCGGAGAACCATCCTCGTCGCCAACGACGACGGCATCTTCAGCCCCGGCATCAAGGCGCTGGGCCTCGCCATGGCCGCCCTGCCCGATGTGGACGTGGTGGTGGTCGCTCCGGACGTCGAGCAGTCCGCCGTCGGGCACGGCATCACCATCCGCCGCCCGCTGCGCTTCAAGCACACTGCCAGCGCGGGCTTCGGCGACATTCCCGCGTACCGGGTGGACGGCACCCCTGCCGACTGCGTGGTGCTGGCCGTGCATCTGCTCGGACGCCCCGACCTGATCGTGAGCGGCATCAACCTCGGTCCCAATCTGGGAGACGACCTCACGCATTCCGGGACGGTCGCGGCGGCCATCGAGGGTCTCGCGCTGGGCATTCCTGCCATCGCCCTGAGCCAGCAGGGGAGCCAGGACGGCGAGTACGCCTTCGCCGCGAGCGCTGCGTACGCCGCCCGTCTGGCCGCCGAGGTGCTGGAACGCGGCCTGCCGCCCCGCACGCTCCTGAACGTCAACTTTCCCCGCTCTGCACCCACCGGCGTGCGCGTCACGCGGGTGGGTGAGCACCGCTGGGAGGACACCATCGTCACCCGCCACGACCCCGAGGGCCGCGAGTACCACTGGGTGGCCGGCACCAGCACCGCTCCGGACCGCGACGACCCGGACACCGATTACGGCGCCGTGCAGGCCGGCATGATCAGCGTCACGCCCGTGCGTCTCGACCTGACCGCCCGCGACCTGATGGGCGAGGTCAATTCCTACCTGCCCGGCGTGTAA
- a CDS encoding permease prefix domain 1-containing protein, translating to MNPTERYLRRATRGLWGQKRRDVMTELRGAIEDKVYRHRLCGLSEIEAERAALRDLGSPAVIARELGIVHTGPQVVRTTLLLGVAGLLGLQAVAQVNGIRAIPDPQLRLCAFDEDYLKLLPQTSAQQVRQQLSHPGERGKLIADCLKRSPTPGNQLLRVADIWVSLRAGGVKVEQLPGSLYHLTFPGHTDAQLVDFTQSARWVKGEKYVDVFSLLMILDNSTDTPLRLSGTLQPVLRVGPASLTLGTPSAPVAANDLYTAALVAPVTQAVGHELSFTSSNLKDPNSYLAFETGATDGTRYAVLDNRNFFCDCMLGGLAPRYLLSVQTTVHGRVPTTVLSGEGQGVPVIVASVSELHRATQQRQRAILISRIDGSDLRRLTLTPIPADQVKVVQP from the coding sequence ATGAACCCTACCGAGCGCTACCTGAGACGGGCCACCCGTGGGCTCTGGGGCCAGAAGAGGCGAGACGTCATGACCGAGCTGCGCGGCGCCATCGAGGATAAGGTCTACCGCCACCGGCTGTGCGGACTGAGTGAGATAGAAGCGGAGCGCGCCGCGCTGCGTGACCTCGGCAGTCCCGCCGTCATAGCCCGCGAGTTGGGGATCGTCCATACGGGGCCGCAGGTGGTGCGTACGACGCTGCTCCTTGGGGTGGCAGGTCTGCTCGGCTTGCAGGCAGTCGCGCAGGTGAACGGCATTCGGGCCATTCCCGATCCTCAGCTTCGACTCTGCGCATTCGACGAGGATTACCTGAAGCTCCTCCCGCAGACGTCTGCCCAGCAGGTTCGGCAGCAGCTCTCACATCCGGGCGAACGCGGAAAGTTGATCGCGGACTGCCTGAAACGTTCGCCCACACCCGGCAATCAGCTTCTGCGCGTGGCGGATATCTGGGTGTCCCTTCGCGCCGGTGGCGTGAAAGTGGAGCAGCTCCCAGGGAGCCTGTATCACCTGACATTCCCAGGTCACACGGACGCTCAGCTTGTTGATTTCACCCAGAGTGCCCGGTGGGTGAAGGGCGAGAAGTACGTGGACGTCTTCTCACTGCTGATGATTCTGGACAACAGTACAGATACGCCACTTCGACTGTCCGGCACGCTCCAGCCTGTGCTCAGGGTTGGCCCAGCCTCCCTGACCCTGGGCACACCATCTGCTCCCGTGGCCGCCAACGACCTGTACACGGCCGCGCTGGTGGCACCGGTCACGCAGGCTGTCGGTCACGAGCTGTCGTTCACGTCCTCGAACCTGAAAGATCCCAATTCTTACCTCGCCTTTGAGACAGGCGCGACGGACGGCACTCGCTACGCGGTCCTCGATAACCGCAACTTTTTCTGCGATTGCATGCTCGGTGGACTAGCACCGCGCTATCTGTTGTCCGTACAGACCACAGTCCATGGGCGGGTGCCCACGACTGTCCTGTCCGGTGAGGGTCAGGGCGTCCCAGTGATCGTGGCCAGCGTGTCTGAGCTGCACCGGGCCACTCAGCAGCGTCAGCGGGCCATCCTGATCTCACGCATTGACGGCAGCGACCTGCGCCGCCTGACCCTGACGCCCATTCCCGCCGACCAGGTGAAGGTCGTGCAGCCCTGA
- a CDS encoding permease prefix domain 1-containing protein: MKATERYLRQATRGLWGQKKRDVMTELRGAIEDKIYRHRLWGLSESEAERAALRDLGNPVVIARDLTAVHTAPQVARMTLLLGIAGLLGLQAVAQTTPIRSTVLPQAFRDICSYPSGADLQTLSAADRSRFQRIVARKGGPAGFLTSCRRDAAQSGAHTVLRVKDVLAALTAGSINVGDQTDYTSATSTTPLIVHTGLTQGALYQTTDIGGERYIGLGDLIAFLSFATREPLHLTGTRNPVLQVGAVKLRLGSEEAPITATNVVAGVILRRLGGINLPRPAELAYAPDSPTAPTSAPRLTVRGRDGELFAVIQNFERIKGNSAEWLMVRARVNGSVPIAFQTITPAPRLVTTLAELNAATARKENAVMVYRVNADDLRHVTLVQVPAAQLAFLAKGNR; this comes from the coding sequence GTGAAGGCCACCGAGCGGTACCTGCGGCAGGCGACCCGTGGGCTGTGGGGCCAGAAGAAGCGCGACGTCATGACCGAACTGCGCGGCGCCATCGAGGACAAGATCTACCGCCACCGGCTGTGGGGCCTGAGTGAGAGCGAAGCGGAGCGCGCCGCGCTGCGTGATCTCGGAAATCCGGTCGTGATCGCCCGTGATCTGACTGCAGTGCACACGGCGCCTCAAGTTGCCCGGATGACCCTCCTGCTCGGCATCGCTGGCCTGTTGGGTCTCCAGGCCGTCGCGCAGACCACCCCCATCCGTTCGACCGTCCTGCCCCAGGCGTTTCGTGACATCTGCAGTTATCCCAGCGGCGCTGACCTGCAGACCCTCAGTGCGGCCGACCGCTCCAGATTCCAGCGCATCGTGGCCCGGAAGGGTGGCCCCGCCGGGTTCCTGACCTCGTGCCGACGAGATGCCGCCCAGTCTGGTGCCCATACCGTGCTCAGGGTCAAGGATGTTCTGGCCGCCCTGACAGCGGGCAGCATCAATGTCGGGGATCAGACGGACTACACCTCGGCGACCTCGACCACGCCGCTGATCGTCCACACAGGCCTGACCCAAGGCGCGCTGTATCAGACGACCGACATCGGTGGGGAGCGGTATATCGGCTTGGGTGACCTGATCGCATTCCTGAGCTTCGCCACCAGAGAGCCACTGCACCTCACTGGTACCCGGAATCCGGTCTTGCAGGTGGGTGCCGTCAAGCTCCGGCTCGGGTCGGAGGAGGCTCCGATCACCGCGACCAATGTGGTGGCCGGCGTGATCCTGCGCAGACTGGGGGGCATCAACCTGCCCCGACCAGCTGAACTGGCCTATGCCCCTGACTCACCCACGGCGCCCACCTCGGCGCCGCGCTTGACCGTGCGCGGCCGGGATGGGGAGCTGTTTGCGGTGATCCAGAACTTCGAGCGCATCAAGGGCAACTCGGCGGAATGGCTCATGGTGCGGGCACGCGTGAACGGCAGTGTTCCCATCGCCTTCCAGACCATCACACCGGCCCCCCGACTGGTCACGACGCTCGCGGAACTCAATGCCGCAACGGCACGCAAGGAGAACGCCGTGATGGTGTACCGCGTGAATGCCGATGACCTGCGCCACGTGACGCTGGTCCAGGTGCCCGCCGCGCAGTTGGCGTTCCTGGCAAAGGGGAACCGATGA
- a CDS encoding PadR family transcriptional regulator: MDAQQLKGHLDLLLLATLDTGPRYGGQIIADVQAATDGYFALREGTLYPALHRLEKQGFITGEFQLLPRGGSPVKVYTLTPSGKEELRVQRERYEQFSGAVRGVIGGKA, translated from the coding sequence ATGGATGCCCAGCAGCTCAAAGGCCACCTTGACCTCCTCCTGCTCGCCACCCTCGACACCGGCCCCCGCTACGGCGGCCAGATCATCGCCGACGTCCAGGCCGCCACGGACGGCTACTTCGCCCTGCGCGAAGGCACCCTCTACCCGGCCCTCCACCGCCTGGAAAAGCAGGGCTTCATCACCGGCGAGTTCCAGCTCCTGCCCCGTGGAGGCAGCCCGGTGAAGGTGTACACCCTGACGCCCAGTGGCAAGGAAGAACTGAGGGTGCAGCGCGAGCGGTATGAGCAGTTCAGCGGAGCCGTGCGGGGCGTGATCGGCGGGAAGGCGTGA
- a CDS encoding antibiotic biosynthesis monooxygenase family protein, protein MASHVHYAEGRGDDALATLRRFLDTLPRQPGFVSAELLWSEAQPGLYLVMSRWEGRVPSLDLAPGLRGWTFETVDSR, encoded by the coding sequence ATGGCTTCCCACGTGCACTATGCCGAGGGCCGGGGCGACGACGCCCTGGCGACCCTGCGCCGCTTCCTGGACACCCTGCCGCGCCAGCCGGGCTTCGTCAGCGCCGAACTGCTGTGGTCCGAGGCGCAGCCTGGCCTGTACCTGGTCATGAGCCGCTGGGAGGGCCGCGTGCCTTCCCTCGACCTCGCGCCGGGCCTGCGCGGCTGGACCTTCGAGACGGTGGACAGCCGCTGA
- a CDS encoding LysM peptidoglycan-binding domain-containing M23 family metallopeptidase, with protein sequence MRRHSWALLAAAVLWSGAGADSSYRVKPGDTLSGIAASTGVGMAAIRAANTRLKTGTAVQAGWVLTIPDRKLPATAHTVTEGQNLTVIARKYGITLTQLADANPQYRGGKAVWVGAVLTIPPRVAHAGAAPAQPAANRVTVRTASTASPLQGRGGWLWPLEGYHVVSSGFGERTLEGHEETHYGVDIVAPVGTVVRAARSGRVLESRPDFERGWGWTVVMEHPDGWITRYAHLSANLVKAGELVVRGQPIGRVGNTGRSTGPHLHFGTYLRWDPKDPLSLY encoded by the coding sequence GTGAGACGTCATTCCTGGGCGCTGCTGGCGGCGGCCGTGCTGTGGAGCGGGGCGGGCGCCGATTCCTCGTACCGCGTGAAGCCCGGCGACACCCTCAGCGGCATTGCCGCGAGCACCGGCGTGGGCATGGCCGCCATCCGCGCCGCGAACACCCGCCTGAAGACCGGCACCGCCGTGCAGGCCGGGTGGGTGCTGACCATCCCGGACCGCAAGCTGCCCGCCACGGCGCACACCGTCACAGAGGGGCAGAACCTGACGGTGATCGCCCGCAAGTACGGCATCACGCTGACGCAGCTCGCGGACGCCAACCCGCAGTACCGGGGCGGGAAGGCCGTGTGGGTGGGTGCGGTGCTGACCATTCCGCCCCGCGTGGCGCATGCCGGCGCAGCGCCCGCGCAGCCCGCGGCAAACCGCGTGACGGTCCGCACGGCCAGCACCGCCAGTCCGCTCCAGGGACGCGGCGGGTGGCTGTGGCCGCTGGAGGGCTACCACGTGGTCAGCAGCGGCTTCGGCGAGCGCACCCTGGAGGGCCACGAGGAAACGCACTACGGCGTGGACATCGTCGCGCCGGTGGGCACCGTGGTGCGCGCGGCACGCTCGGGGCGCGTGCTGGAGTCGCGGCCGGACTTCGAGCGCGGCTGGGGCTGGACCGTCGTGATGGAGCATCCGGACGGGTGGATCACGCGCTATGCCCACCTCAGCGCGAACCTTGTGAAGGCCGGTGAACTGGTCGTGCGCGGGCAGCCCATCGGGCGCGTGGGCAACACCGGGCGCAGCACCGGGCCGCACCTGCACTTCGGCACGTACCTGCGCTGGGATCCGAAAGATCCCCTGAGCCTGTACTGA